The following is a genomic window from Bacteroidales bacterium.
NNNNNNNNNNNNNNNNNNNNNNNNNNNNNNNNNNNNNNNNNNNNNNNNNNNNNNNNNNNNNNNNNNNNNNNNNNNNGAAGGACTATGATTTTTCAATGATCATAGCCTCTAAGTTATATGAAGACGGCAAATTATCCGCCGGACAAGCTGCCCAAATAGCTGGTTTATCAAAAAGGGCTTTTATTGAAGTTTTGGGCAGATATGGCGTATCTGTCATTAGTGATTCCCTCGATGATCTACATTCCGATATAAACAATGCATAGAGTTGTCATACCAGATACCAGCAGTTTAATTCTTTTTCATAAGATTGGAGAGGTGGAACTATTGGAAAAAGTTTATAAGAATCTGACAACAACCAAAGAGATCGCTGAAGAATTTAATGCGGATTTACCTGACTGGATAAAAATTGTCGAAGTAGGTGACAAGAAATACCAGGAAGCTCTACAAACACAGATTGATACGGGTGAGGCGAGTGCCATTGCTTTGGCCAAAGAAAATGAAAACCCACTGTTAATACTTGATGATAGAAAAGCAAGAAAAGTAGCTAATAAATTAAACTTAAGAATCACAGGCGTTTTAGGAATTATACATAAGGCAAAGCAAGTGGGCGTGATTACAAAGGTAAAACCCCTTATTGATGAATTGCTATCCACAGATTTCAGAATTTCGGAGAAACTGATTAATGAGCTGTTAAGAATAAATAATGAAGATTAAATGTTGTTGAAAGCGTTGAGATGACACAAGTATAGGCGATACAGATTTGCTCTGAGGTGTTTCATTATTTAAATATTTAATACGGCTTCAAATATCCACACTATGGACTTGCAAGGTGCAAAATTTCAACATCGTGACAAAGTACAACCTCACGCTTATCAGGAAACCTTTTCTCCGCTCAGTCCGTCTGTTCCGGATGCCTTTAAAGCCCATCCATCGCCTGGTCCAGGTCTTCGATCAGGTCATCCGCCTTTTCAATTCCCGCCGAAAGCCTTATCAGTGATTCGCCGATGCCTTCCCTTTCAAGTTCTTCACGGCTCAGGCTTTTATGCGAAGTTAGCACCGGAGATGAGACAATCGTATCCACCCCTCCCAAACTTATTGCCGGGCGTATAAGCTTCAGGTTTTTCTGAAACTGGATGATCTTTTCATCTTTCAGTTCAAAGGAAAGCATGCCTCCAAAGCCCCTCATCTGGCGCTTGGCTGTTTCATGGCCGGGATGGGATTCCAGCCCGGGATAATTCACTTTCCCTACTTGTTGATGGCTCTCCAGAAATTCAGCCAGTTGGCCGGCATTCTCGTTTTGCTTTTCAACCCGAATATGCAGGGTTTTCATACTTCTTTCCAACAAGTAGCAGATACGCGCATCCAAGTTCCCACCCAGGTTACGGGCTGTTTCCCATATCTGTTTTATTCTCTCTTTTGAACCGATCACGGCCCCTGCGGTAACATCATGATGGCCGTTGAGGTACTTGGTTGCACTGTGGATCACAATATCCATCCACCAGTTGATTGGATTCTGGTTCACCGGAGAGGCAAACGTGTTGTCGATGATCGAAAGCACATTCTTTGACTTGGCCATGTTTGCCATGGCCTCCAGATCAATGATCTTAAGAAGCGGATTAGAAGGTGTTTCAATATAAATGGCTTTCGTATTTTCCCGGATGGCTTTTCCATAATCCTCTACCCGGGTACTGTTCACAAATGTATATTCGATGCCGAACCGGTTGAGCTCCCTGGCGATAAAATGAATGGTTCCCCCGTAAAGGGCACTTTGAAAAACCACATGATCGCCCTGACTTAAAAAGGTAAACAGCGTGCCGGTGATGGCAGCCATACCGGAACTCAACACCAGGGCATCCTCTCCGTCCTCCAGGGCGCTGATCTTTTCCGCCAGTGCCTGCTGGTTCTTCGTATTGAAATACCTGGGATATACCGGTGTTTCCTTGTCCAGATACCCAAAGGATGTTGAAGTATAAACAGGAGTGTTGGATCCCTCGTCTTCGTGGTCCAGGATCGTTCCGCTATGGACACATTGAGTTTCTTTTGAATGGGGTTTCATGGTATTATATTTTTACTGATTGCTATTGATGCCTTTAAGAATTATGCTTGAGTCCGGTCTAAAAAGTTAATTAAGTATTATTAATGCTGAAAATCAGCTTTGTCCCGACCCGGCAACTGCCGGAAGTTTGATTTTCAGCTACTTCACCCCTTAGGGTCGGGGCAAAAAAGTGGCTGAAAATCAGACTAGAGACTTTTTAGACCAAATTCATGCTTTGTTTATTAAATGCGAAAGATAGTAAGATCGGAGGAAAATATCAATTATAGTAACCAAAGCATGCTGTTTTTTCGTAAATTGAGTTGTAAATTTCGATGGAAGTTTTAATGGAAATCTTTACTAAATGGGTAAAAGGATACTTTTGATTGCTTATATTGCCGTTACATTATCTCTGATCACTCAGTTTCATGAAATTAAGGCACAGCAGGCCGATACTACTAATCGCCCGGAGATAGGCCTGGTATTAAGTGGTGGAGCCGCCAAAGGACTTGCCCACGTCGGTGTCTTGAAAGTACTGGAAGAAGCAGGTATTCGTCCCGATTACATTACAGGCAGCAGTATGGGAGCAATAGTCGGAGGATTATATGCTTTGGGGTATTCAGCGGACGAGTTGATGAAGCTAATGGAAACAACCGATTGGGACAAAATTCTTACAGACCGCGTACCCTTGCATAAAATTGTGATGGAAGAAAAGTATGATTACAATAGATTTATCGTTGAATTTCCTATACGGGACGGAGAATTTAAGTTCCCCTCAGGGTTGAATGAAGGCTATCAGCTCGAAAGATTGTTCAGTGATCTGACCTGGAGGGCTACAGGTATTCATGATTTTGATAGCCTGTCCATTCCCTTTCATTGTATGGCTGTGGACATCATAGAGGGAAAGCCCGTAGAACTGGACTCCGGTAATCTGTCACAGGCAATACGTGCCAGCATGGCGATCCCCGGTGTATTTGCTCCCGTTAGAAAGGATTCGATGTTGCTTGTGGACGGTGGGGTTATCAGAAATTTTCCCGTACAAGAAGTACGGGATATGGGAGCTGACATTGTAATCGGCGTTTATGTCGGTTTTGAGGAAGATGTCACTCCCGAGGACCTTTACTCCCTTACGGATGTACTTTC
Proteins encoded in this region:
- a CDS encoding DUF3368 domain-containing protein, which gives rise to MHRVVIPDTSSLILFHKIGEVELLEKVYKNLTTTKEIAEEFNADLPDWIKIVEVGDKKYQEALQTQIDTGEASAIALAKENENPLLILDDRKARKVANKLNLRITGVLGIIHKAKQVGVITKVKPLIDELLSTDFRISEKLINELLRINNED
- a CDS encoding UPF0175 family protein, which encodes KDYDFSMIIASKLYEDGKLSAGQAAQIAGLSKRAFIEVLGRYGVSVISDSLDDLHSDINNA
- a CDS encoding aminotransferase class I/II-fold pyridoxal phosphate-dependent enzyme; translated protein: MKPHSKETQCVHSGTILDHEDEGSNTPVYTSTSFGYLDKETPVYPRYFNTKNQQALAEKISALEDGEDALVLSSGMAAITGTLFTFLSQGDHVVFQSALYGGTIHFIARELNRFGIEYTFVNSTRVEDYGKAIRENTKAIYIETPSNPLLKIIDLEAMANMAKSKNVLSIIDNTFASPVNQNPINWWMDIVIHSATKYLNGHHDVTAGAVIGSKERIKQIWETARNLGGNLDARICYLLERSMKTLHIRVEKQNENAGQLAEFLESHQQVGKVNYPGLESHPGHETAKRQMRGFGGMLSFELKDEKIIQFQKNLKLIRPAISLGGVDTIVSSPVLTSHKSLSREELEREGIGESLIRLSAGIEKADDLIEDLDQAMDGL